A window of the Loxodonta africana isolate mLoxAfr1 chromosome 3, mLoxAfr1.hap2, whole genome shotgun sequence genome harbors these coding sequences:
- the LOC100657227 gene encoding zinc finger protein OZF-like, whose translation MYSVESLCESNNGKVNKVKEDNQCGKTFSWIGNFTSLRRIAGVNPIGSLECGKAFMDHLSFKNHIRSHTGYTPYHCKECGEGCTCPYLKLHVKLCKCKDYGKPCSCSLPLTKHMRTHSGERPYECKECGKAFSYLSSLTRRTRTHSKERPYECKECGKAFRCFSSLTAHVRSHSGERPYECKECGKAFSRPSDLIRHTKTHSGERPYECKECGKAFTCFSSLTIHIRSHSGEKPYECKECGKTFSRSSHLSTHIITHSEEKPYECKECRKAFKQFTRLTRHMRVHSGEKPYECKECGKAFSQFSQLTRHVRIHSGEKPYECEECGKAFRRFSHLTAHIITHNEVRPYECKECGKTFNQFSQLTRHLRVHSGEKPYECKECGKAFSQFSQLTGHIRIHSGEKPYECKECGKSFRRFSYLTGHIRVHNGYRPYKCKECGKAFSRSSNLTTHLRLHSGERPYECKECGKAFFQSSHLNDHVRTHSGEKPYECKECEKAFSCFSSFHKHVRTYHEGRPSDGKECGKALSSHTSLVI comes from the coding sequence ATGTATTCAGTAGAGAGCCTCTGTGAAAGTAACAATGGTAAAGTAAATAAAGTTAAAGAAGATAATCAGTGTGGAAAAACTTTCAGCTGGATTGGGAATTTTACTAGCCTCAGAAGAATTGCTGGAGTAAATCCTATTGGATCCCTTgagtgtggaaaagcctttatggatcatttgtcatttaaaaatcatatcagatctcaCACTGGATACACACCTTATCAttgtaaggaatgtggagaagGCTGCACTTGTCCTTACCTAAAACTTCATGTGAAACTTTGTAAATGTAAGGATTATGGGAAACCTTGTAGTTGTTCCTTACCCCTCACTAAACAtatgagaactcacagtggagagaggccttatgaatgtaaggagtgTGGGAAGGCCTTTAGTTATCTCTCAAGTCTCACTAGACGTACACGAACTCACAGTaaagagaggccttatgaatgtaaggaatgtgggaaagcctttcgcTGTTTTTCATCTCTCACTGCACATGTAAgatctcacagtggagagaggccttatgaatgtaaggagtgtgggaaagcctttagtcggcCCTCAGACCTCATTAGACATAcaaaaactcacagtggagagaggccttatgaatgcaaggaatgtgggaaagcctttacttgtTTCTCATCTCTTACTATACATATAAgatctcacagtggagagaagccttatgaatgtaaggaatgtgggaaaacctttagtcGGTCCTCACACCTCAGTACCCATATAATAACGCACAGTgaagagaagccttatgaatgtaaagaatgtagGAAAGCCTTTAAGCAATTTACACGACTCACTAGACACATGAgagttcacagtggagagaagccttatgaatgtaaggaatgtggaaaagcctttagtcagttttcacaactcactagacatgtaagaattcacagtggagagaagccttatgaatgtgaagaatgtgggaaagcctttagacgATTCTCACACCTCACTGCCCATATAATAACACACAATGAagtgaggccttatgaatgtaaagaatgtgggaaaacTTTTAATCAGTTTTCACAACTCACTAGACATTTAAgagttcacagtggagagaagccttatgaatgtaaggaatgtgggaaagcctttagtcagtttTCACAACTCACTGGACAtataagaattcacagtggagaaaagccttatgagtgtaaggaatgtggaaaatcTTTTAGACGGTTTTCATACCTCACTGGCCATATAAGAGTTCACAATGGGTACAGGCCTTataaatgtaaagaatgtgggaaagcctttagtagATCCTCAAACCTCACTACCCATCTGAGATtgcacagtggagagaggccttatgaatgtaaggaatgtgggaaagccttttttCAGTCCTCACACCTCAATGACCATGTTAGAACTCACAGTGgtgagaagccttatgaatgtaaggagtgtgagaaagcctttagttgtttCTCATCCTTCCATAAACATGTTAGAACTTACCATGAAGGTAGGCCTTCTGAtggtaaggaatgtgggaaagccctTAGTTCTCACACTTCACTGGTCATATAA